In Dyadobacter sp. NIV53, a single window of DNA contains:
- a CDS encoding helix-turn-helix domain-containing protein, whose product MVLNQTLNIRKLYMPVQPTVSKSAEQVLYTEFLPDELLQNHILCYWELKTCQPLNAPFTYQVVADGCIDIYFDLTDPRENFVMGFCKNYTEFPLENEFHYVGVRFLPAMFPVLFKVNASELSNRWEYLNVVLPETASFISQEFYNEMTSEQIKTVFDQYFNQILSQSVTEPDPRLLNAVSIILENFGVLHVESDLDVGVSVRQLRRLFEFYIGSSAKTFSQVVRFQNILRAKPSQQSLRENKLVFDAGYYDQAHFIKEFKNFYGVTPSRAFGR is encoded by the coding sequence ATGGTATTGAATCAAACACTTAATATCAGAAAACTTTACATGCCGGTACAGCCAACGGTTAGCAAATCTGCGGAGCAGGTATTGTACACTGAATTTCTGCCGGATGAGTTACTGCAAAACCATATACTGTGCTATTGGGAATTAAAAACCTGTCAGCCACTCAACGCGCCCTTCACATACCAGGTGGTTGCAGATGGTTGCATTGATATCTATTTTGATCTGACAGATCCAAGGGAAAATTTTGTTATGGGTTTTTGTAAAAATTATACGGAATTTCCACTGGAAAACGAGTTTCATTATGTGGGTGTAAGATTTCTGCCGGCCATGTTTCCAGTGCTTTTTAAGGTTAATGCATCAGAATTGAGTAATCGCTGGGAATATCTGAACGTTGTTTTACCGGAAACAGCCAGTTTCATTTCACAAGAGTTTTATAACGAAATGACTTCGGAGCAGATCAAAACGGTCTTTGACCAATACTTTAACCAGATACTTTCCCAAAGCGTCACAGAGCCTGATCCAAGACTGTTGAATGCAGTTTCAATAATCCTCGAAAATTTTGGTGTACTTCATGTTGAATCAGATCTTGACGTGGGTGTAAGTGTTCGGCAACTGCGTCGACTTTTTGAGTTTTACATTGGCAGCTCAGCCAAAACATTCAGTCAGGTGGTGCGGTTTCAAAATATACTTCGTGCGAAACCTTCGCAGCAGAGCCTTCGTGAAAACAAACTTGTTTTCGATGCCGGTTATTATGACCAGGCACATTTTATCAAGGAATTCAAAAACTTCTATGGTGTTACACCCTCCAGGGCTTTCGGAAGGTAG
- a CDS encoding VOC family protein translates to MKLNAGIITSKIAETKSFYTEKLGFGVTFENEFYLLLHTPDQSAEISFLLPEHPSQQALFHKPFTGHGVYLTIETDDVDKLYEEIKKKGVKISVELRDEPWGDRHFAITDPNGVAIDLVKYVPQKK, encoded by the coding sequence ATGAAACTGAACGCAGGAATTATTACTTCAAAAATTGCTGAAACAAAGTCCTTTTACACAGAAAAACTGGGCTTTGGTGTAACATTTGAAAACGAATTTTACCTGTTGCTGCATACCCCGGATCAAAGTGCTGAAATTAGTTTTCTTTTGCCGGAACATCCATCCCAGCAGGCGCTTTTTCACAAGCCATTTACTGGTCATGGAGTTTACCTGACTATCGAAACAGACGATGTTGACAAACTATATGAAGAGATTAAGAAAAAAGGTGTCAAAATATCGGTTGAATTAAGAGACGAACCCTGGGGAGACCGGCATTTCGCAATAACAGACCCTAATGGAGTTGCAATAGATCTGGTGAAATACGTGCCACAGAAGAAATGA
- a CDS encoding TolC family protein has protein sequence MRYLNRKILAICLLMVISVTKSVSQQRTTLDSGRIFTLKDLEELVFFNHPIVKQAGLLSEEAKAKVVTAWGEFDPALKSNFSRKIFGGSEYYNKWSNELKVPLWLAGADLKIGYDRNVGTYTNPETQTGVPGLTGLGLNIPIGQGLLVDSRRNTLRQSRVMVDYAEAQKIQQINKVWFDAVKDYWNWFYAYRQYELIREGTDLAITRYQAIRNQTLMGDKPAIDSIEAAITVQERSLQLEKMTMELANTRLVLSNHLWSEKADPLELPLEAVPQPADQLPVRIVKTQIDTLVSSGLNDHPQLSMLKYKGMQLEWERRYRKEMLKPKLNISGSLLTSRNGFNGRVPDNYELQWSNYKVGVDFSFPLFLREQRGKLREVQVKQWSLKYDVQQTGREIRTNIMSAYNVLKAYEAQLTLQARSIDNQQLLVSGELAKFDLGESTLFLINSRETKLIDMRIKMAEIISGYQKTIAEIYYAAGTSQSGMNRGNL, from the coding sequence ATGAGGTATCTTAATAGAAAAATACTGGCAATATGCCTTTTGATGGTCATAAGTGTAACCAAAAGTGTTTCGCAGCAGCGAACCACTTTGGATTCGGGCCGGATATTTACCCTGAAAGACCTGGAAGAGCTTGTGTTTTTCAACCATCCTATTGTAAAACAGGCCGGCCTTCTAAGTGAGGAGGCCAAGGCAAAAGTAGTGACAGCCTGGGGTGAATTTGATCCGGCATTAAAAAGCAATTTTAGCAGGAAAATTTTTGGCGGCAGCGAATATTATAACAAATGGTCCAACGAATTGAAAGTGCCTTTATGGCTTGCGGGAGCTGATCTTAAAATCGGTTATGACCGGAACGTAGGCACTTATACCAATCCGGAGACGCAGACAGGTGTACCCGGACTAACCGGCCTTGGCCTTAATATCCCCATTGGGCAAGGCCTGCTGGTTGATTCAAGAAGAAATACGTTAAGGCAGTCCAGGGTCATGGTGGATTATGCAGAAGCACAAAAGATACAGCAAATTAATAAAGTATGGTTTGATGCGGTGAAAGACTACTGGAACTGGTTTTATGCTTACAGGCAGTACGAGCTGATCCGTGAAGGGACAGATCTGGCGATAACCCGGTATCAGGCTATCCGGAATCAGACCCTGATGGGCGATAAACCTGCCATAGATTCGATTGAAGCAGCTATTACAGTTCAGGAGCGGAGTCTTCAGCTTGAAAAAATGACTATGGAGCTGGCCAATACCCGGCTGGTTCTGTCAAACCATCTTTGGAGCGAAAAGGCTGATCCTTTGGAATTGCCACTGGAAGCTGTTCCCCAGCCGGCCGATCAATTACCAGTCCGGATAGTAAAGACACAAATTGATACTCTGGTCAGCAGCGGATTAAATGACCACCCGCAATTATCCATGCTAAAATACAAGGGAATGCAGCTGGAGTGGGAGCGGAGATACAGAAAGGAAATGCTTAAACCTAAGCTGAACATCAGCGGTTCCCTGCTTACGAGCCGTAATGGTTTTAATGGACGGGTGCCTGATAATTATGAACTGCAGTGGAGCAATTACAAGGTTGGTGTTGATTTCAGCTTTCCTTTATTCCTGCGTGAACAGCGGGGGAAGCTTCGCGAAGTCCAGGTAAAACAATGGTCATTAAAATACGATGTCCAGCAGACAGGCAGGGAAATACGGACTAATATTATGAGTGCCTATAATGTGTTAAAGGCTTACGAAGCACAGCTGACACTTCAGGCCAGGAGTATCGACAATCAGCAGCTTTTAGTATCGGGGGAACTTGCCAAGTTTGATTTAGGAGAGAGCACACTTTTTTTAATCAATAGCCGGGAGACTAAATTAATTGATATGAGGATTAAAATGGCAGAAATTATTTCTGGATATCAAAAAACGATTGCAGAAATTTATTATGCCGCAGGTACTTCTCAAAGTGGCATGAATCGCGGTAATTTGTAA
- a CDS encoding MBOAT family protein, whose product MVFNSYSFVLFFVLLLTLHNLPFSWKTKKINLLIASYLFYALWNPPFILLLWLSTIVDFYMAKLISVTEEKNRRKLWLAVSLVLNLGMLSYFKYGGFLLENFTILMNSLGVAFQAAKPDIILPVGISFYTFVTLSYTIDVYRRKFEPESSILDFALFVTYFPHLVAGPIVRPEDLIPQFKQPRKASSEQMIWGLFLLTLGLFLKVVIADGWLAEASDLIFSLPFPVNPLDAWSAVLAFSGQIFCDFSGYSTCAIGVSLCLGFKLPENFQYPYASIGFSDFWRRWHITLSTWLRDYLYIPLGGNRVGRFQTYINLMITMLLGGLWHGASWNFVIWGGLHGIFLCVEKIVKVWSQKRRKPAMAEELVLQATIIPIRSKNASNFLLALLTFFLVNITWVFFRAPNFDSAILILLCMFGVITQGPKMLSTPDMFKIGIVTMGLIFSHWNMRNRSVKGLFQSLPWWFSGTIWAFMLILIILTQKSTGSFIYFQF is encoded by the coding sequence ATGGTTTTTAATTCTTATAGTTTCGTACTTTTTTTTGTGCTCCTGCTAACGCTGCACAATCTCCCGTTTTCCTGGAAAACAAAGAAGATCAATCTTTTAATTGCCAGTTACCTCTTTTACGCATTGTGGAACCCACCCTTTATATTACTGCTTTGGTTGTCTACAATAGTTGATTTTTATATGGCCAAACTGATTTCGGTAACAGAAGAAAAAAACCGCCGTAAGCTCTGGCTTGCAGTCAGCCTGGTTTTAAACCTGGGCATGCTGAGTTATTTTAAATATGGCGGCTTCCTGCTCGAAAACTTTACGATCCTGATGAACTCGCTTGGTGTTGCATTCCAGGCAGCCAAACCGGATATCATTTTACCGGTCGGGATTTCCTTCTATACATTTGTAACCTTATCCTACACCATAGACGTATACAGACGTAAGTTCGAACCGGAATCATCTATTTTAGACTTTGCATTGTTTGTTACTTACTTTCCGCATCTGGTAGCCGGCCCTATTGTTCGTCCCGAGGATTTAATACCGCAATTCAAGCAGCCACGAAAAGCCAGCTCCGAACAAATGATCTGGGGCTTGTTTTTACTGACATTGGGTTTGTTTCTCAAAGTAGTCATTGCCGACGGCTGGCTTGCAGAAGCTTCGGACCTAATTTTCAGCCTGCCATTTCCTGTCAACCCGCTCGATGCGTGGTCTGCGGTACTGGCGTTTTCCGGACAGATATTTTGTGATTTCAGTGGATATTCCACTTGCGCGATTGGCGTCTCATTGTGCCTTGGTTTCAAATTACCCGAGAATTTCCAATATCCCTATGCGTCGATAGGCTTCTCCGATTTCTGGCGCCGCTGGCATATAACACTTTCCACCTGGCTGCGCGATTATCTTTATATTCCTCTGGGCGGAAACCGCGTTGGCCGTTTTCAGACCTATATTAACCTAATGATCACTATGTTATTGGGTGGTTTGTGGCATGGCGCATCCTGGAATTTTGTTATTTGGGGTGGTCTACACGGAATCTTTCTTTGTGTTGAAAAAATCGTGAAGGTCTGGTCACAGAAACGGCGCAAACCTGCTATGGCTGAAGAGTTGGTACTTCAGGCCACTATCATACCGATACGCAGCAAAAATGCTTCGAACTTTTTGCTGGCATTACTAACCTTTTTCCTGGTAAATATTACCTGGGTATTTTTCCGGGCCCCGAATTTCGATTCCGCGATCCTGATATTATTATGCATGTTTGGTGTTATCACCCAGGGGCCTAAAATGCTGAGTACACCGGATATGTTCAAAATTGGCATCGTTACAATGGGGCTTATTTTTAGTCACTGGAATATGCGCAACCGTTCAGTGAAAGGGTTGTTTCAATCGCTTCCCTGGTGGTTTTCGGGAACTATATGGGCATTCATGCTGATCCTGATTATCCTCACCCAGAAAAGTACAGGTTCGTTTATTTATTTCCAGTTCTGA